In Sulfurimonas hongkongensis, the following proteins share a genomic window:
- a CDS encoding TonB-dependent receptor plug domain-containing protein, whose amino-acid sequence MRLLLLVSFISTFLFAKEVLLDDLLSEYEKSQSLYHQTKQESAGNLILFSRSDLDRMQAYTLNDVLKTIRMFNLEATRTGMTNLSKSGSDQTAFNSVKLFINSHELNSATLGDALTQYGKMSLYFIDHIEVYQMGNSVVFGNEPGSMVIKLYTKEPSRENATSLQTSIDTRGSLTLRAIDAREFDEYSYLANFDVSKNNYKTYDAHGYNLSRDGQRGQVYAKFSKKESFDIEFGATKEKYDSFSGLGNAPLDGHTDATNVYLQATKHFDKNLNFILSLSHERLEVLNKDAVAILTADTPQPKQVDVDIGSHIINAILEKRFVRRNNDLFVCAQIKHQKFDINEYKRDGASVSKNWGPTKRNIFMAYAENLYNINEDNLITISAKLDRYENVDTTSSTEHILRLGYVALFDDSWTLKLFAMKSYVYPTFRQTTFSPYFNINPDLESINNRIYSAELTYKTKKNIVTMSAGEAQAKNMIVFNPFLKKYVNKDKTATFQRAYVRFTHNFDINNKITLEYFKIFQKKYVSSDQGALVQLFNKIGKFDIYNELVYRSDYESAFGEKMAAGYNYTLGVTYTLNKKLDLKLKGENLLNKAHEVRINGVDVPAMERRGLLTMEYTF is encoded by the coding sequence ATGAGACTACTGCTTTTAGTATCTTTTATATCTACCTTTCTTTTTGCAAAAGAGGTGCTACTAGATGATCTGCTGAGCGAATATGAAAAATCACAATCACTCTATCATCAAACAAAACAAGAGAGTGCTGGAAACCTCATACTTTTTTCTCGTTCAGACCTAGATAGGATGCAAGCTTATACTCTAAATGATGTCTTAAAAACTATAAGAATGTTTAACCTAGAAGCTACAAGAACAGGAATGACAAATCTCTCTAAAAGCGGGAGTGATCAAACTGCTTTTAACTCTGTAAAACTCTTTATAAATTCACATGAGTTAAACTCTGCTACTCTAGGCGATGCTCTAACTCAGTATGGGAAGATGAGTCTCTACTTTATAGACCACATTGAGGTTTATCAGATGGGTAACTCTGTTGTTTTTGGAAATGAACCCGGAAGTATGGTTATAAAACTATACACAAAAGAACCATCTCGTGAAAATGCCACTTCACTACAAACTTCTATAGATACAAGAGGCAGTCTAACTCTGCGAGCCATCGATGCAAGAGAGTTTGATGAGTACTCATATTTAGCCAATTTTGATGTTAGCAAAAATAACTACAAAACTTATGATGCACATGGATATAATTTATCACGCGATGGGCAAAGAGGTCAAGTCTATGCAAAGTTTTCAAAAAAAGAGAGTTTTGATATAGAGTTTGGAGCAACAAAAGAGAAGTATGATTCTTTTTCTGGTTTAGGTAATGCTCCTCTTGATGGACATACTGATGCTACAAATGTTTATCTTCAAGCTACCAAGCATTTTGATAAAAATCTAAACTTTATACTTAGTCTCTCACATGAAAGACTAGAAGTCTTAAACAAAGATGCTGTAGCTATTTTAACAGCAGACACTCCACAACCAAAACAAGTTGATGTAGATATAGGAAGTCATATTATAAATGCTATTTTAGAAAAAAGATTTGTTCGTAGAAACAATGACTTATTTGTTTGTGCTCAAATAAAACACCAAAAATTTGACATAAATGAGTATAAAAGAGATGGTGCTAGTGTGAGTAAAAACTGGGGACCAACAAAGAGAAATATTTTTATGGCTTATGCAGAAAACCTATACAACATAAATGAAGATAATCTTATAACAATTAGTGCAAAACTTGATAGATACGAAAATGTAGATACCACGTCATCAACTGAGCATATACTTAGACTAGGATATGTCGCCCTTTTTGATGATAGCTGGACTCTCAAACTCTTTGCTATGAAGAGCTATGTGTATCCAACTTTTAGACAGACCACCTTTTCGCCATATTTCAATATTAATCCAGATTTAGAGAGTATCAACAACAGAATTTACTCAGCTGAGCTTACCTATAAAACTAAAAAAAATATTGTAACTATGAGTGCAGGAGAGGCTCAAGCAAAAAATATGATAGTCTTTAATCCTTTTCTTAAAAAATATGTTAACAAGGATAAAACTGCGACTTTTCAAAGAGCATATGTACGTTTTACACATAACTTTGATATCAATAACAAAATAACTCTAGAGTATTTTAAAATTTTTCAAAAAAAATATGTTAGCTCTGATCAAGGCGCTCTAGTGCAGCTTTTTAACAAAATAGGCAAGTTTGATATATATAATGAACTGGTATATAGATCAGATTATGAGTCTGCATTTGGCGAAAAAATGGCAGCTGGCTATAACTATACTCTAGGCGTAACTTATACACTAAACAAAAAATTAGACTTAAAACTAAAGGGAGAAAATCTACTAAATAAGGCTCACGAAGTACGTATAAACGGAGTTGACGTTCCTGCTATGGAGAGACGAGGATTACTAACTATGGAGTACACTTTTTAA
- a CDS encoding ribose-phosphate pyrophosphokinase — MRGYKIFAGSASIEFAKEICQTLNVPLAKAETKRFSDGEISVQIAESVRGRDVFIVQSTGAPSNDNLMELLIMIDALRRSSASSITAVVPYYGYARQDRKAAPRVPITARLVADLYENVGIDRVVTIDLHAGQIQGFFSIPVDNLYGSITFETYIKSKNLKNPIIASPDIGGVARARYFAKRMDLEMVIVDKRREAANESEVMNIIGNVEGHDVIMIDDMVDTAGTMVKAATALKNKGATSVMACATHAVLSGKAYENLNHGELDELIVTNTLVSQPHKKIKVLTVAPLFAEVIRRVYHNESVNSLFA, encoded by the coding sequence ATGCGCGGTTATAAAATTTTTGCTGGTTCTGCAAGTATAGAATTTGCAAAAGAGATTTGTCAAACTTTAAATGTCCCACTAGCAAAAGCTGAAACAAAAAGATTTAGTGATGGTGAAATATCAGTTCAAATAGCTGAGAGTGTTCGTGGTCGTGATGTGTTTATTGTACAAAGTACAGGTGCACCATCAAATGATAACCTTATGGAACTACTTATCATGATAGATGCTCTTCGTCGCTCATCAGCTTCAAGCATCACAGCAGTAGTTCCTTACTATGGTTATGCAAGACAAGATAGAAAAGCTGCACCTCGTGTACCCATCACTGCAAGACTTGTTGCAGACTTGTACGAAAATGTTGGAATAGATAGAGTTGTTACTATAGACCTCCACGCTGGTCAGATACAAGGTTTTTTTAGTATCCCAGTTGACAACCTTTATGGCTCTATCACATTTGAGACCTACATCAAAAGTAAAAATCTCAAAAACCCAATCATAGCGTCTCCAGATATCGGTGGCGTTGCTCGCGCTAGATACTTTGCAAAAAGAATGGATCTTGAGATGGTCATAGTAGATAAGCGTAGAGAAGCTGCGAATGAGAGTGAAGTTATGAACATCATAGGTAATGTTGAAGGTCATGATGTTATCATGATTGATGATATGGTTGACACTGCTGGAACTATGGTAAAAGCTGCAACTGCACTTAAAAACAAAGGTGCAACCTCTGTTATGGCTTGTGCCACTCATGCAGTTTTAAGCGGTAAAGCTTATGAAAACTTAAACCATGGCGAACTCGATGAGCTAATAGTTACAAACACTTTAGTCTCACAGCCTCATAAAAAGATAAAAGTGCTAACAGTAGCACCTCTTTTTGCTGAAGTGATTCGCCGTGTTTATCATAATGAGAGCGTAAACTCACTATTTGCATAA
- a CDS encoding tetratricopeptide repeat protein — MIKIFMSISLIFSINLLANEDHAHHDHSHHGHSHQGTAEDTQKKIQAYIEACDEGDIKSCNNLAILYDLGEVVAQDKNKALKLYTKACNGGNKYSCSTLGELYFNGDGVKQDKTKGIEFYTKACNSEHYSSCNTLAIIYIKGDGVKQDINKAKSLFSKACDGGNESACKNYERVK, encoded by the coding sequence ATGATTAAAATTTTTATGAGTATTAGCTTAATCTTTAGCATAAACTTACTTGCTAATGAAGACCATGCCCACCATGACCACTCTCATCATGGGCATTCCCATCAAGGCACAGCAGAAGATACACAAAAAAAGATACAAGCTTACATTGAAGCGTGCGATGAGGGGGACATAAAGAGTTGTAACAATCTGGCAATTTTATATGATCTTGGTGAAGTTGTAGCACAAGATAAAAACAAAGCACTCAAGCTTTATACTAAGGCTTGTAATGGTGGAAATAAGTATAGTTGTAGTACTTTAGGAGAACTATATTTTAACGGTGATGGAGTAAAACAAGACAAAACTAAAGGGATTGAATTTTATACTAAAGCCTGTAACAGTGAACATTACAGCAGCTGCAATACTCTAGCAATTATATATATAAAAGGTGATGGAGTAAAACAAGATATAAACAAGGCAAAAAGCCTATTTTCTAAAGCTTGTGATGGTGGAAATGAGAGCGCTTGTAAAAACTATGAAAGAGTAAAGTAG
- the lepA gene encoding translation elongation factor 4 has protein sequence MKNIRNFSIIAHIDHGKSTLADRIIQECGSVSQRELKTQMMDTMDIEQERGITIKAQSVRLDYVKDGEHYILNLIDTPGHVDFSYEVSKSLASSDGALLIVDASQGVEAQTIANVYLALESNLELIPVINKIDLPAADPIKVAEEIETSIGIDATDACLVSAKSGVGIRELIDAIVDRIPSPTGDPSAATKAIIYDSWFDQYLGALALVRVFDGEIKKGQVIKLMSNGEEHQVLDLMYPHPLKKAKTLAIKSGEIGIVVLGLKEVSVVNVGDTITDAKSPASEPVGTYEPAKPFVFAGLYPIETDKFEDLRDALQKLKLNDSSLSYESETSIALGFGFRVGFLGMLHMEVVKERLEREFDLDLIATAPSVIYHVYLNSGDLVEVQNPSELPELNHIDRIEEPYVKATVITPSEYLGNIMTLLISKRGIQEKMTYLNEDRVMLEYSLPMNEIVVDFYDKLKSISKGYASFDYEPTEFKEGDLVKLDVKVAGEVVDALSIIVPRTSALSRGRVLVKNMKELIPRQLFEVAVQASLGNQVIARETVKSMGKNVTAKCYGGDITRKRKLIEKQKAGKKRMKSIGKVQLPQEAFMSVLKMD, from the coding sequence TTGAAAAACATTAGAAACTTCTCTATTATCGCTCATATAGACCACGGTAAAAGTACCTTGGCAGATCGCATCATTCAAGAGTGTGGAAGTGTTAGCCAAAGAGAGCTAAAGACACAGATGATGGACACAATGGATATAGAACAAGAGCGTGGTATCACCATCAAGGCTCAAAGCGTTAGACTTGACTATGTAAAAGATGGCGAGCACTATATCTTAAACCTTATCGACACTCCGGGTCATGTTGATTTTTCATATGAAGTTAGCAAATCTTTAGCATCTAGTGATGGTGCCCTGCTTATTGTAGATGCTTCACAAGGTGTTGAGGCTCAAACTATTGCAAATGTTTACTTAGCACTTGAGAGCAATCTTGAGCTTATTCCAGTTATAAACAAGATAGACCTCCCAGCAGCTGACCCCATTAAAGTAGCAGAAGAAATAGAGACAAGTATAGGTATAGATGCAACGGATGCTTGTTTAGTCTCAGCTAAGAGTGGGGTTGGGATTCGTGAACTCATAGATGCTATTGTTGACCGTATCCCATCGCCAACGGGAGATCCGAGTGCTGCCACAAAAGCCATTATTTACGACTCTTGGTTTGACCAATATTTAGGTGCTTTAGCACTTGTTCGTGTCTTTGATGGAGAGATTAAAAAGGGTCAAGTTATAAAACTTATGAGTAATGGCGAGGAGCATCAAGTCCTTGACTTAATGTATCCACATCCGCTAAAAAAAGCAAAAACATTAGCTATAAAGAGTGGAGAGATTGGTATCGTTGTTCTTGGACTAAAAGAAGTTAGCGTTGTCAATGTTGGAGACACTATAACTGATGCTAAAAGCCCTGCTAGCGAGCCTGTTGGAACTTATGAGCCAGCAAAACCGTTTGTCTTTGCCGGACTTTACCCTATAGAGACAGATAAGTTTGAAGATTTGCGAGATGCCCTACAAAAACTAAAACTAAATGATAGCTCACTCTCCTATGAGTCTGAGACTTCTATAGCTTTAGGCTTTGGTTTTCGTGTTGGTTTTTTGGGAATGCTTCACATGGAAGTTGTAAAAGAGCGACTTGAGCGTGAGTTTGACTTAGACCTCATTGCAACTGCTCCATCAGTTATCTACCATGTTTACCTAAATAGTGGAGACTTAGTAGAGGTGCAAAACCCATCAGAACTTCCAGAGCTAAACCATATAGACCGCATAGAAGAGCCTTATGTAAAAGCCACAGTTATCACACCTAGTGAGTATCTTGGAAATATCATGACTCTTCTTATTTCAAAAAGAGGTATACAAGAGAAGATGACCTATCTAAATGAAGATAGAGTTATGCTTGAGTACTCACTTCCTATGAATGAGATAGTAGTGGACTTTTATGACAAGCTAAAGTCCATCTCTAAAGGTTATGCTTCCTTTGACTATGAACCTACTGAGTTTAAAGAGGGTGATCTTGTAAAACTAGATGTAAAAGTAGCTGGCGAAGTTGTAGATGCACTTAGTATCATAGTACCTCGCACTTCTGCTCTTTCTCGTGGAAGAGTACTTGTTAAAAACATGAAAGAGCTTATCCCTCGCCAACTCTTTGAAGTTGCAGTTCAAGCCTCTCTTGGCAATCAAGTCATAGCAAGAGAGACTGTTAAGTCCATGGGTAAGAATGTTACCGCTAAGTGTTATGGTGGAGATATTACTAGAAAAAGAAAGCTTATAGAAAAACAAAAAGCTGGTAAAAAAAGAATGAAGTCCATAGGAAAAGTACAACTTCCACAAGAAGCATTTATGTCAGTTTTAAAGATGGACTAA
- a CDS encoding ferritin family protein: MRQYETYKCNKCGNVVEVQSVGGGELHCCGEAMEMITKDLTLVNLLKAFAGESQARNKYEYFAEVAQKEGFRDIAEHFQRAANNEKHHAKMELALHNRMVSDSKNDFGDTKVNLQCAIDGENYENTTMYPDFAAIAKEEGHREATTLFNNIGQVEVEHENMYKMLLERLESGAEFVSEDAEEAWICEVCGHVHYGKKAPKACPVCKYPQEYFSRLNSKK; encoded by the coding sequence ATGAGACAGTATGAGACATATAAGTGTAACAAATGTGGTAATGTAGTAGAAGTTCAAAGTGTTGGCGGTGGAGAGCTTCACTGCTGTGGAGAGGCTATGGAGATGATAACTAAAGACTTAACTCTAGTAAACTTACTAAAAGCATTTGCAGGCGAATCACAAGCAAGAAACAAGTATGAATATTTTGCGGAAGTTGCTCAAAAAGAGGGGTTTAGAGATATAGCTGAACACTTTCAAAGAGCTGCAAACAATGAAAAGCACCACGCAAAAATGGAGCTAGCACTTCATAATAGAATGGTAAGTGATAGTAAAAATGACTTTGGCGATACAAAAGTAAATCTTCAATGTGCAATAGATGGTGAAAACTATGAAAACACAACAATGTATCCTGATTTTGCAGCTATCGCAAAAGAAGAAGGTCATAGAGAAGCTACAACACTATTTAACAATATAGGTCAAGTAGAAGTTGAACATGAAAATATGTATAAGATGCTCTTAGAGAGACTTGAGAGTGGTGCAGAGTTTGTGAGCGAAGATGCAGAAGAAGCTTGGATATGTGAAGTTTGTGGACATGTTCACTATGGAAAAAAAGCTCCAAAAGCTTGCCCTGTTTGTAAATATCCGCAAGAGTATTTTTCAAGACTAAACTCAAAAAAGTAA
- a CDS encoding bifunctional diguanylate cyclase/phosphodiesterase: MVKAKEIFLFLMLFVLGVFFIYIYLYIKETQKEIFAKMQKSKIENVSYILKNIEETLITKNSITSKESLVSHLSNKENRAKYEEMIALFITPSIKYIYLLYKDPDDRFRFLLDASKEDKANFYQKFDVFNKEYALVYQNSKSQIIQQQKVQNLYLTYLYPIKSSNEVIGILSVDITDNIQSEILDLLRPLETFFVILIIFIFLLLLMTVMQVFHYFITRKKIFTDPLTQIYNRNYLQEISPRLNLNNYSLAMIDLDHFKVVNDVYGHKAGDEVLSKCSLIIKSSIRDNDIFLRYGGEEFMLLLYNRGSKDNLSEIYERIRKNISSHIFTYEKNKIEMQVSIGVHEYPAAEKDLNEAIKVADKMLYIAKREGRNRVIYHKDNSKETQDLSSKDIYFVKQAIEEDRVLCYYQPIYECKSGEIFKYEALVRIIDTDGKIISPAQFLPELKHTNIHYKLTKRILSLVFDKFKNSSQRVSINMNFTDLINRDIEAVLIETFASNPSLASRVTIEVLESDEIQNTALFKEKVKLLHSYGASVSIDDFGSGYSNFKSIIDIEADFLKIDGSLVKNIATNERDFKVVKSIIAFAKESNMKAIAEFVHSSEVYDKLSELGVEYMQGYFIAKPCDRLLKSSELFEK; the protein is encoded by the coding sequence ATGGTAAAAGCAAAAGAAATTTTTCTGTTTTTAATGCTCTTTGTTCTAGGAGTCTTTTTTATCTACATATATCTATATATAAAAGAGACTCAAAAAGAGATATTTGCAAAGATGCAAAAAAGCAAAATAGAGAATGTATCTTATATCTTAAAAAATATAGAAGAGACGCTAATAACTAAGAATTCCATCACAAGCAAAGAGAGTCTTGTTTCTCATCTCTCAAACAAGGAAAATAGAGCTAAGTATGAAGAGATGATAGCTCTTTTTATCACACCTAGTATAAAATATATCTATCTGCTCTATAAAGACCCAGACGATAGATTTAGATTTTTATTAGATGCTTCAAAAGAGGATAAGGCAAACTTTTATCAAAAATTTGATGTTTTTAATAAAGAGTACGCACTTGTATATCAAAACTCAAAATCTCAAATCATACAACAACAAAAGGTGCAAAATCTATATCTAACTTATCTCTACCCAATAAAGAGTTCAAACGAGGTAATAGGTATTTTAAGCGTTGATATTACTGATAATATTCAGTCAGAAATTTTAGATCTACTTAGACCTTTAGAAACTTTTTTTGTAATCTTAATTATCTTTATATTTTTGTTACTACTCATGACCGTTATGCAAGTTTTTCACTACTTTATAACTAGGAAAAAAATCTTTACAGATCCTCTTACACAAATCTACAACCGTAACTATCTCCAGGAAATATCTCCTCGACTCAACCTAAACAACTACTCACTAGCTATGATAGATTTGGATCATTTTAAAGTTGTAAATGATGTTTATGGGCACAAGGCTGGAGATGAAGTACTCTCTAAATGTAGCTTAATCATAAAAAGTTCCATCAGAGATAACGACATATTCCTAAGATATGGCGGAGAGGAGTTTATGCTACTTCTTTACAACCGAGGCTCAAAAGACAACCTCAGTGAGATTTATGAGAGAATACGAAAAAATATAAGCTCTCATATCTTTACATATGAAAAAAACAAGATAGAGATGCAAGTCTCTATAGGAGTTCATGAGTATCCAGCTGCAGAAAAAGATCTAAATGAAGCCATAAAGGTAGCCGATAAAATGCTCTATATAGCAAAAAGAGAGGGGAGAAATAGAGTGATCTACCATAAAGACAACTCTAAAGAGACACAAGATTTAAGCTCAAAAGATATCTACTTTGTAAAACAAGCCATTGAGGAAGATAGAGTTTTATGCTACTATCAACCCATCTATGAGTGTAAAAGTGGTGAAATATTTAAGTATGAAGCACTTGTTAGAATCATAGATACTGATGGCAAAATCATCTCACCTGCACAATTTTTACCAGAGTTAAAACACACTAACATTCACTATAAACTTACTAAAAGAATCCTCTCTTTAGTCTTTGATAAATTTAAAAACTCTAGCCAAAGAGTTAGCATTAACATGAACTTTACAGACCTTATAAACAGAGATATTGAAGCTGTTCTTATAGAGACTTTTGCATCAAACCCATCTTTAGCGTCAAGAGTTACCATAGAGGTTTTAGAGAGTGATGAGATACAAAACACAGCTCTGTTTAAAGAGAAGGTAAAACTACTCCATAGCTACGGGGCATCTGTCTCTATTGATGATTTTGGAAGTGGTTACTCAAACTTTAAAAGCATTATAGATATAGAAGCCGATTTTTTAAAGATAGATGGTTCACTTGTAAAAAATATCGCAACAAATGAGAGAGACTTTAAGGTAGTAAAGAGCATCATAGCCTTTGCAAAAGAGTCAAATATGAAAGCTATAGCTGAGTTTGTCCACTCTAGCGAAGTTTATGATAAGTTATCTGAGCTTGGAGTTGAGTATATGCAAGGTTACTTTATAGCGAAACCTTGCGATAGACTACTAAAGAGCAGTGAGCTTTTTGAAAAATAA
- a CDS encoding ComF family protein yields the protein MKCLLCESISFSHICDSCQKTFLTPSIYKRKILNNIEVISFYKYRDIKNLLHTKHTDLGYYIYSIMAKNSFREFASSFEWQEKISAIPIDDKNSSGYSHTAILSRQLNSKIILAEFAKLRAKNDISYSGKNKEFRMMNPRDFIFSPTKNKEIILVDDIITTGSTLSQAITTINRHNHTPLFCLTLADASVK from the coding sequence TTGAAGTGTTTACTTTGTGAGAGCATATCTTTTTCACACATCTGCGACTCTTGCCAAAAAACTTTTTTAACTCCAAGTATCTACAAACGAAAAATCCTTAACAACATTGAAGTTATCTCTTTTTACAAATACAGAGATATCAAAAACCTTCTTCACACAAAACACACAGATCTCGGTTACTATATATACTCCATCATGGCAAAAAACTCTTTTAGAGAGTTTGCGTCTTCATTTGAGTGGCAAGAAAAAATAAGCGCCATTCCTATAGATGACAAAAATAGCAGTGGTTACTCTCACACAGCCATACTAAGCAGGCAACTTAACTCAAAAATCATCTTAGCAGAGTTCGCAAAATTAAGAGCAAAAAATGACATCTCTTACTCAGGAAAAAATAAAGAGTTTAGGATGATGAATCCAAGAGATTTTATCTTTAGTCCAACTAAGAACAAAGAGATCATACTCGTTGATGACATCATTACAACTGGTTCTACTCTATCTCAAGCCATCACAACAATAAATAGGCATAACCACACTCCTCTTTTTTGCTTAACTCTCGCAGATGCAAGTGTTAAGTAG
- a CDS encoding substrate-binding domain-containing protein, with the protein MNLIKTTLLVTFFVTFLGAVEVNSSVSKKKIAYIVSDIRIPFWEIMSRGIKNSAAKLGYKVSIYSSNNIKKFEIQNTIKAIKNRVDAIVLSPINSSSAVTILKFAKSANIPVVICDIGADEGDYVSFISSDNQDGAYKIGQVLTKKMRELGWDKNGSVGIISIPQKRANGKARTAGFMRAMSQSGIKVDGLKQQVDFSYKETYDFSKELIEKNENLRAIWLQGSDRYKAALDAIKDAGKENKVLLIVFDAEPEFLELIPKGIIIGAAMQQPYVFGENAVLVLDNFFNKKNVKKHIQLSILPISTDNIEKNTPLIKRNVLGILE; encoded by the coding sequence ATGAATCTTATAAAAACAACTCTATTAGTAACTTTTTTTGTTACTTTTTTAGGTGCAGTTGAAGTCAACTCTAGTGTTTCTAAAAAAAAGATAGCTTACATTGTCTCAGATATAAGGATACCTTTTTGGGAAATAATGAGTCGTGGTATAAAAAATAGTGCTGCTAAATTAGGCTATAAAGTAAGCATCTATAGTTCTAATAATATTAAAAAGTTTGAGATACAAAACACTATAAAAGCAATAAAAAACAGAGTAGATGCGATAGTTCTCTCACCTATAAACTCTTCATCTGCTGTTACTATTTTAAAGTTTGCTAAATCTGCAAATATTCCAGTCGTCATATGTGATATAGGGGCTGATGAAGGAGACTACGTCTCGTTTATCTCTTCGGACAATCAAGATGGAGCATATAAGATAGGTCAAGTTTTAACTAAAAAAATGAGAGAGCTTGGATGGGATAAGAATGGCTCTGTTGGTATAATTTCCATCCCTCAAAAAAGAGCAAATGGCAAAGCTAGAACAGCTGGCTTTATGAGGGCTATGAGCCAGTCAGGCATCAAGGTTGACGGTTTAAAACAGCAAGTAGACTTCTCATATAAAGAGACATATGATTTTTCAAAAGAGCTGATTGAAAAAAATGAAAATCTACGAGCTATTTGGCTTCAAGGGTCAGATAGATACAAAGCTGCGCTAGATGCTATAAAAGATGCAGGCAAGGAGAATAAGGTTTTGTTAATAGTCTTTGATGCGGAACCAGAATTTTTAGAGTTGATTCCTAAAGGCATTATCATTGGAGCTGCGATGCAACAACCATATGTCTTTGGAGAAAATGCAGTTTTAGTTTTAGACAACTTTTTTAACAAAAAAAATGTTAAAAAACATATCCAACTCTCAATACTTCCAATCTCTACAGATAACATAGAAAAAAATACCCCACTTATAAAAAGAAATGTTTTGGGGATTTTGGAGTGA
- a CDS encoding Fur family transcriptional regulator — MNNFTDELRRHNLKATPQRLAISSALHNYGHVNIDNLYEMMLSKFASISLATIYKNINIMLDNSYIQEIKIPQNKTVYELTKSSHSHLVCTECKMVEDIELDIDSIVSKLNLDGRFQISKTDLVVSGVCKSCS; from the coding sequence ATGAATAATTTTACAGATGAACTAAGAAGGCACAACTTAAAAGCAACTCCTCAAAGATTGGCTATAAGTAGCGCACTTCACAATTATGGGCATGTTAATATAGACAACCTCTATGAAATGATGCTGAGTAAATTTGCATCAATCTCTTTGGCTACTATATATAAAAATATCAACATAATGCTTGATAACTCCTACATACAAGAGATTAAAATACCTCAAAACAAAACAGTCTATGAACTAACTAAAAGCTCTCACTCGCATCTAGTTTGTACAGAGTGTAAAATGGTAGAGGATATAGAATTAGATATTGATTCTATTGTCAGTAAACTAAACTTGGATGGCAGATTTCAGATATCAAAAACAGATTTGGTCGTCTCTGGTGTTTGCAAAAGTTGTAGTTAG